One Poecilia reticulata strain Guanapo linkage group LG19, Guppy_female_1.0+MT, whole genome shotgun sequence genomic window carries:
- the LOC103481861 gene encoding gastrula zinc finger protein XlCGF57.1-like isoform X2, which yields MESCRSGKQCSYVDSVKEESEEEQQPLVIKEEVPDLSSSSLDQQNLRPPLLVLNKLQSGRKGSQQLWVVKEEVPDLSSSSLDEQNFTCFQVKKEEEEQWISQDVGQLTVKNEEEEKPQLSKVHRIKSEDSRETEASTSSSAAKVKTEPDGEISGGPEPDRESDPSTYLQPNIKESYSASFETEDSDESEDDNLSGSGSENEDSDEDWREPRTCQSGVNSKVGRKAAEKTLNCTDHFKQFVRKQMFQKHMAGHSGEKSSSCSVEKNHSRGKQNGDTKMGLEPGRKSFSCDDCGKTFQKLGALKCHVRIYRCEKSIVCEDCGKIFHSRCHLKTHHRPHTGERPFVCDKCGKRFTRKPGLQVHMTCHTGEKPFQCEICDKKFTSNGSLTAHMTIHKGEKPFRCPDCGRCFRLKDVLKSHMITHSNLKPFVCGYCGATFTRKQSLLLHVRLHTGENQLSCDQCDKKFVLKSRLVKHMQIHQKEEKVVAGKGNFACEECGRRFVQKRYLKSHMLMHTGEKPFSCDLCLKLFTRAENLRNHKLRIHSKQRFHTENSFGKTFCTNTTAVQIILLPFDQD from the exons ATGGAAAGCTGCAGGTCTGGAAAACAATGTAGCTACGTTGACTCTGTAAAGGAAGAGAGTGAAG AAGAGCAGCAGCCGTTGGTGATTAAAGAAGAGGTTCCTGATCTGAGCAGTTCCAGTTTggaccagcagaacctcagaCCTCCTTTACTGGTTTTAAACAAACTTCAGTCCGGGAGAAAAG GAAGTCAGCAACTGTGGGTGGTTAAAGAAGAGGTTCCTGATCTCAGCAGTTCCAGTTTGGACGAGCAGAACTTCACATGTTTCCAGGtgaagaaggaagaggaggaacagTGGATCAGTCAGGATGTAGGGCAGCTTACTGTGAAgaatgaggaagaagagaaaccTCAATTGTCAAAAGTTCATCGCATCAAAAGTGAAGACAGCAGAGAGACAGAAGcttcaaccagcagctcagcTGCAAAGGTGAAAACAGAACCTGATGGAGAGATCAGTGGAGGACCAGAACCTGACAGAGAGTCAGATCCAAGTACTTATTTACAGCCAAATATTAAAGAAAGTTATTCAGCCTCTTTTGAGACTGAAGACAGTGATGAAAGCGAAGATGATAATCTATCAGGATCTGGATCTGAAAATGAAGACAGTGATGAAGATTGGAGGGAACCCAGAACATGTCAGTCTGGTGTAAACAGCAAAGTGGGACGTAAAGCTGCCgaaaaaaccttaaactgcaCTGACCACTTTAAACAGTTTGTGAGGAAGCAGATGTTCCAGAAACATATGGCAGGTCATTCAGGAGAAAAGTCTTCCAGCTGCTCGGTTGAGAAGAATCACTCTAGAGGGAAGCAAAATGGTGATACGAAGATGGGACTCGAACCAGGCAGAAAATCCTTTTCTTGTGATGATTGtggtaaaacatttcagaaactaGGTGCTCTTAAATGTCATGTGAGAATCTATCGCTGTGAAAAATCAATTGTTTGTGAAGATTGCGGTAAAATCTTTCACAGTCGGTGTCATTTGAAAACTCACCATAGACCCCACACGGGAGAAAGACCCTTTGTCTGTGATAAATGTGGTAAAAGGTTTACCCGGAAGCCTGGCCTTCAAGTTCACATGACTTgccacacaggagagaaaccatTTCAATGTGAGATATGCGATAAGAAGTTTACCTCAAATGGATCTCTGACGGCCCACATGACAATCCATAAAGGGGAAAAACCATTTAGGTGCCCCGACTGTGGCAGATGTTTCAGACTTAAGGATGTTCTAAAAAGCCACATGATAACCCACTCAAATTTAAAACCGTTTGTCTGTGGGTATTGTGGCGCCACTTTTACACGGAAACAAAGTTTACTCCTGCATGTTAGACTCCACACTGGGGAGAATCAGTTGTCATGTGATCAATGCGACAAAAAGTTTGTCCTTAAGAGTCGCCTTGTTAAACATATGCAGATTCAtcagaaagaggagaaagtgGTGGCCGGGAAGGGAAACTTTGCTTGTGAGGAATGTGGAAGAAGGTTTGTCCAGAAGCGgtatttaaaaagtcacatgCTTAtgcacacaggagagaaaccatTTAGTTGCGATCTGTGTTTGAAGTTGTTTACACGAGCGGAAAATCTGAGGAATCACAAACTGAGGATCCACAGTAAACAGAGATTTCATACTGAGAATTCGTTTGGAAAGACTTTCTGTACAAATACCACGGCAGTTCAGATTATTTTGCTTCCTTTTGACCAAGATTAG
- the LOC103481862 gene encoding uncharacterized protein LOC103481862, which translates to MPQQCVFRNSWICLLLFSVGACVPVRKDQRVPQAGSTTSGVSVDFGSGGAGSSAGFRSAVGVSSVVDAGSDVDCSPAQDAHIFQMIADMLSLDPHSSRPLLQAHWSAPQIPQGMAASRPVNPSSLIVHTDGDYQQARDFPSDSKYTQDTFDHIPVPGTPQHPGSGSKEHQKI; encoded by the exons ATGCCGCAGCAGTGTGTTTTTAG GAATTCCTGGATTTGCCTATTGTTGTTCAGTGTTGGAGCCTGTGTTCCTGTCAGGAAAG ATCAAAGAGTCCCCCAAGCTGGCTCTACTACTAGTGGTGTTTCAGTTGATTTTGGCTCTGGTGGTGCTGGGTCCAGTGCTGGCTTTAGGTCTGCTGTTGGTGTCTCCTCTGTTGTTGATGCTGGTTCTGATGTGGACTGTTCACCTGCACAGGATGCACATATTTTTCAGATGATCGCTGACATGCTGAGCCTGGACCCCCACAGTAGTCGTCCTCTCCTCCAGGCTCACTGGAGCGCTCCTCAGATTCCTCAGGGAATGGCTGCATCCCGCCCTGTGAACCCTTCATCCCTCATCGTCCACACAGACGGCGACTACCAGCAAGCAAGAGACTTCCCATCTGACTCCAAATACACCCAGGATACATTTGACCACATCCCTGTACCTGGAACCCCACAGCACCCAGGCAGTGGGTCTAAAGAgcaccagaagatctga
- the LOC103481861 gene encoding gastrula zinc finger protein XlCGF57.1-like isoform X1, translated as MYTETYNDRPKQPDVARGLFQEAESVNASRNFGGNAAFQLYSELGKSDFPVALGGRIFHGETGIDSHYPQLLFVWLISRFNMAGPRINNKEQQPLVIKEEVPDLSSSSLDQQNLRPPLLVLNKLQSGRKGSQQLWVVKEEVPDLSSSSLDEQNFTCFQVKKEEEEQWISQDVGQLTVKNEEEEKPQLSKVHRIKSEDSRETEASTSSSAAKVKTEPDGEISGGPEPDRESDPSTYLQPNIKESYSASFETEDSDESEDDNLSGSGSENEDSDEDWREPRTCQSGVNSKVGRKAAEKTLNCTDHFKQFVRKQMFQKHMAGHSGEKSSSCSVEKNHSRGKQNGDTKMGLEPGRKSFSCDDCGKTFQKLGALKCHVRIYRCEKSIVCEDCGKIFHSRCHLKTHHRPHTGERPFVCDKCGKRFTRKPGLQVHMTCHTGEKPFQCEICDKKFTSNGSLTAHMTIHKGEKPFRCPDCGRCFRLKDVLKSHMITHSNLKPFVCGYCGATFTRKQSLLLHVRLHTGENQLSCDQCDKKFVLKSRLVKHMQIHQKEEKVVAGKGNFACEECGRRFVQKRYLKSHMLMHTGEKPFSCDLCLKLFTRAENLRNHKLRIHSKQRFHTENSFGKTFCTNTTAVQIILLPFDQD; from the exons ATGTATACTGAGACCTACAACGATAGACCTAAACAGCCAGATGTCGCCAGGGGTCTGTTTCAGGAAGCGGAATCTGTGAACGCTTCAAGAAACTTCGGGGGTAATGCTGCGTTCCAGTTGTACTCGGAACTGGGAAAGTCCGACTTCCCAGTCGCCCTCGGAGGTCGGATTTTCCACGGAGAAACTGGGATCGACTCCCACTACCCACAGTTACTATTTGTGTGGTTGATTTCTCGTTTCAATATGGCCGGTCCTCGCATCAACAACA AAGAGCAGCAGCCGTTGGTGATTAAAGAAGAGGTTCCTGATCTGAGCAGTTCCAGTTTggaccagcagaacctcagaCCTCCTTTACTGGTTTTAAACAAACTTCAGTCCGGGAGAAAAG GAAGTCAGCAACTGTGGGTGGTTAAAGAAGAGGTTCCTGATCTCAGCAGTTCCAGTTTGGACGAGCAGAACTTCACATGTTTCCAGGtgaagaaggaagaggaggaacagTGGATCAGTCAGGATGTAGGGCAGCTTACTGTGAAgaatgaggaagaagagaaaccTCAATTGTCAAAAGTTCATCGCATCAAAAGTGAAGACAGCAGAGAGACAGAAGcttcaaccagcagctcagcTGCAAAGGTGAAAACAGAACCTGATGGAGAGATCAGTGGAGGACCAGAACCTGACAGAGAGTCAGATCCAAGTACTTATTTACAGCCAAATATTAAAGAAAGTTATTCAGCCTCTTTTGAGACTGAAGACAGTGATGAAAGCGAAGATGATAATCTATCAGGATCTGGATCTGAAAATGAAGACAGTGATGAAGATTGGAGGGAACCCAGAACATGTCAGTCTGGTGTAAACAGCAAAGTGGGACGTAAAGCTGCCgaaaaaaccttaaactgcaCTGACCACTTTAAACAGTTTGTGAGGAAGCAGATGTTCCAGAAACATATGGCAGGTCATTCAGGAGAAAAGTCTTCCAGCTGCTCGGTTGAGAAGAATCACTCTAGAGGGAAGCAAAATGGTGATACGAAGATGGGACTCGAACCAGGCAGAAAATCCTTTTCTTGTGATGATTGtggtaaaacatttcagaaactaGGTGCTCTTAAATGTCATGTGAGAATCTATCGCTGTGAAAAATCAATTGTTTGTGAAGATTGCGGTAAAATCTTTCACAGTCGGTGTCATTTGAAAACTCACCATAGACCCCACACGGGAGAAAGACCCTTTGTCTGTGATAAATGTGGTAAAAGGTTTACCCGGAAGCCTGGCCTTCAAGTTCACATGACTTgccacacaggagagaaaccatTTCAATGTGAGATATGCGATAAGAAGTTTACCTCAAATGGATCTCTGACGGCCCACATGACAATCCATAAAGGGGAAAAACCATTTAGGTGCCCCGACTGTGGCAGATGTTTCAGACTTAAGGATGTTCTAAAAAGCCACATGATAACCCACTCAAATTTAAAACCGTTTGTCTGTGGGTATTGTGGCGCCACTTTTACACGGAAACAAAGTTTACTCCTGCATGTTAGACTCCACACTGGGGAGAATCAGTTGTCATGTGATCAATGCGACAAAAAGTTTGTCCTTAAGAGTCGCCTTGTTAAACATATGCAGATTCAtcagaaagaggagaaagtgGTGGCCGGGAAGGGAAACTTTGCTTGTGAGGAATGTGGAAGAAGGTTTGTCCAGAAGCGgtatttaaaaagtcacatgCTTAtgcacacaggagagaaaccatTTAGTTGCGATCTGTGTTTGAAGTTGTTTACACGAGCGGAAAATCTGAGGAATCACAAACTGAGGATCCACAGTAAACAGAGATTTCATACTGAGAATTCGTTTGGAAAGACTTTCTGTACAAATACCACGGCAGTTCAGATTATTTTGCTTCCTTTTGACCAAGATTAG